In a single window of the Acidobacteriota bacterium genome:
- a CDS encoding FkbM family methyltransferase, giving the protein MATTGNKQADYASTSTSIRAMVISALRRPLFIPTVENVLQMYTARSRYGSLISRIPPKHVHYRSPAIRLTTVNGINYRVDLSDLVGWCTFWGFQFASRQRLYSLINPGDTVLDIGANLGEVSLNAAKMVGDAGKVFAFEPFPATFRKLQENAELNCFTNLCLVNKALGSETTTLTMFSPQAGNEGMNRISPEATFGSSETLVDVMPLDDFADAEELKKIDLIKLDVEGFEMYVLKGAIRSLKKFRPKLFVEVTDEYLTEQGSSASELIEFLLEQDYTLTHAENGEAVTTSSDYLKTQFDVVALPL; this is encoded by the coding sequence ATGGCGACAACTGGAAACAAACAAGCTGATTATGCGTCCACGAGCACTTCGATCAGGGCTATGGTCATAAGCGCCCTACGCAGACCGCTGTTTATCCCGACTGTTGAAAATGTTTTACAGATGTATACCGCTCGCAGTCGTTACGGTAGTTTGATCAGCAGGATACCGCCCAAGCATGTTCATTATCGATCGCCTGCAATAAGGTTGACGACCGTTAATGGTATCAACTATCGAGTAGATCTTAGCGACCTGGTCGGTTGGTGTACGTTTTGGGGCTTTCAATTCGCTTCGCGTCAGCGTCTTTATTCTCTCATTAACCCAGGTGACACCGTTTTAGATATCGGAGCCAATCTGGGCGAAGTTTCGCTCAACGCCGCCAAGATGGTCGGCGATGCCGGTAAGGTATTCGCGTTTGAACCTTTCCCGGCAACCTTCAGGAAACTACAAGAGAACGCTGAGCTCAACTGTTTCACCAATCTCTGCCTAGTCAACAAAGCACTAGGCAGCGAAACGACGACCCTAACGATGTTCTCACCTCAGGCGGGCAACGAAGGAATGAACCGCATCTCGCCAGAGGCAACTTTCGGCTCGTCGGAGACCTTGGTTGATGTCATGCCTCTCGACGATTTCGCCGACGCTGAAGAGCTTAAAAAAATTGATCTTATAAAGCTCGATGTCGAAGGTTTCGAGATGTACGTTCTAAAAGGTGCAATCAGATCTCTCAAAAAATTCAGGCCAAAGCTGTTCGTGGAGGTCACCGATGAATATCTTACAGAGCAAGGTTCATCGGCTTCTGAACTGATCGAATTCTTGCTAGAACAAGATTACACTCTGACGCATGCCGAGAATGGGGAAGCCGTGACAACCTCAAGCGATTACCTGAAGACTCAGTTCGATGTGGTTGCACTACCTTTATAG
- the bla gene encoding class A beta-lactamase, subclass A2 → MKKTLSLALLFLLFSKSAAIAHTTGSLQKRIEAIATSKNAVVGVAIVGGDGKTKVTVNGDRRFPMQSVFKYHIGLAMMTEIDKGKFTLDQQVEIKKHQLLPGLWSPLRDENPDGGSFSFSKLIEYSVSLSDNVTCDALLRLLGGPAAVERFIRKHGVKDISIKINEEQMQSNWDMMFQNWTTPKAANEVLKKFYENKNYLLTPKSHAFIWKVMRETSTGVNRLKGQLPAGTVVAHKTGWSGTNKTTGITAAVNDIGIVFLPNGKHFYISVFVSDSKEDFDTNERIIADIAKAAWDHFVLKDP, encoded by the coding sequence ATGAAGAAAACACTCTCCCTAGCCTTGCTTTTTTTGCTTTTTTCCAAGAGTGCTGCAATTGCTCACACCACCGGTTCGCTGCAGAAGCGGATCGAAGCGATCGCTACTTCTAAGAATGCCGTCGTCGGCGTCGCGATCGTGGGCGGCGACGGCAAAACGAAGGTCACGGTCAACGGCGATCGTCGGTTTCCAATGCAGAGCGTTTTTAAGTATCACATCGGCCTCGCGATGATGACTGAGATCGATAAGGGCAAGTTTACGCTCGACCAACAGGTCGAGATCAAGAAGCATCAACTACTTCCGGGACTATGGAGTCCGCTTAGAGACGAAAATCCTGACGGCGGCAGTTTCTCTTTCTCAAAATTGATCGAATACTCAGTTTCGCTGAGCGACAACGTAACGTGCGATGCCCTGCTGCGACTGCTTGGCGGACCGGCTGCGGTCGAACGCTTTATTAGGAAACACGGCGTCAAGGACATCTCCATTAAGATCAATGAAGAGCAGATGCAGTCGAACTGGGATATGATGTTCCAAAATTGGACGACGCCAAAGGCCGCCAACGAAGTTCTGAAAAAGTTCTACGAGAACAAGAATTACTTACTCACGCCTAAGAGCCATGCGTTTATTTGGAAAGTGATGCGAGAGACCTCGACGGGAGTAAATCGGTTGAAAGGCCAACTGCCGGCGGGCACGGTCGTGGCTCATAAGACGGGCTGGTCGGGCACGAATAAAACGACAGGCATCACCGCCGCCGTCAATGACATCGGCATCGTCTTTTTGCCGAACGGCAAACATTTTTACATCAGCGTTTTCGTAAGCGATTCAAAAGAGGACTTCGACACCAACGAACGCATCATCGCCGACATCGCCAAAGCTGCTTGGGACCATTTTGTGTTGAAAGATCCGTGA
- a CDS encoding PepSY domain-containing protein, which translates to MIKTALRVTVLATILASFMALAMVFETPESKVFAGGAETGNDNKRRGRGSDDQNRNGNSNSAQNSNSGNSNSNGAATSISRDRAREIALSHVPGDIVKEELKNRKGRRVYEFKIRKSDGALFEVKIDANDGGLVEIERK; encoded by the coding sequence ATGATCAAAACAGCACTTCGTGTCACAGTTCTGGCGACGATCCTCGCGTCGTTTATGGCTTTGGCGATGGTTTTTGAAACGCCTGAGAGTAAGGTTTTCGCCGGCGGCGCCGAGACGGGCAACGATAACAAACGCCGCGGCCGCGGCAGCGACGATCAAAACCGCAACGGCAACAGCAACTCGGCCCAGAACAGCAACAGCGGCAACTCAAACTCGAACGGCGCGGCGACAAGCATCTCGCGGGATCGCGCACGCGAGATCGCATTGAGCCACGTTCCCGGCGACATCGTTAAAGAAGAGCTGAAGAACCGCAAAGGCCGACGCGTGTACGAATTCAAGATCCGCAAATCGGACGGTGCATTGTTCGAGGTAAAGATCGACGCCAACGACGGAGGTCTGGTCGAGATAGAAAGAAAATAG
- a CDS encoding isoprenylcysteine carboxylmethyltransferase family protein, with product MPHLPLVLRAVFFALLQPGVAVLVIPLALMQFVGQPLTPDVWAWNHYAGFAAVIAGFVITGLCIVRFTIEGKGTLSPLDPTKRLVISGLYKYSRNPMYVGMMLVLIGETFFWWSTAMAIYSVFMFAVFNLFIFLHEEPRLRREFPGEYDAYISQVRRWV from the coding sequence ATGCCCCATTTGCCCTTAGTATTGCGAGCCGTCTTTTTCGCATTGCTGCAGCCCGGCGTTGCGGTGCTGGTGATCCCGCTTGCTCTGATGCAGTTCGTCGGCCAACCGCTGACGCCCGACGTTTGGGCGTGGAATCATTACGCCGGCTTCGCGGCCGTGATCGCGGGATTTGTGATCACGGGGCTGTGCATCGTGCGTTTTACCATCGAGGGCAAAGGCACGCTGTCGCCGCTCGACCCCACAAAACGCCTCGTTATCAGCGGGCTTTACAAATATTCCCGCAATCCTATGTACGTCGGCATGATGCTCGTCCTCATCGGCGAGACCTTCTTCTGGTGGAGCACCGCAATGGCCATCTATTCCGTGTTCATGTTCGCCGTTTTCAACCTGTTCATCTTCCTCCACGAAGAACCCCGCCTCCGCCGCGAATTCCCCGGCGAATACGACGCCTACATCTCCCAAGTCCGCCGCTGGGTTTGA
- the thiC gene encoding phosphomethylpyrimidine synthase ThiC, whose product MEEQLSVVSGQLSDVKTESDSDRVSDRNAGQTHLPASKKVYVETGVSSPHLSEGSAESGGSFNLRIPFREISLSPSREMDGTLVENAPVRVYDTSGPWTDPQFKGKVTEGLPPHRREWILARGDVVAEARTSVRAISEHSGTEFSHTVYRAKPGHCVTQMHYARRGIITPEMEFVAMRENLGRSADTLVRISERSDRSSLNHQHRGESFGASIPEFVTPEFVRDEVARGRAIIPNNINHPESEPMIIGRNFLVKINANIGNSAVASSIEEEVEKMRWATLWGADTVMDLSTGKNIHETREWIIRNSPVPIGTVPIYQALEKVNGKAEELTWEIYRDTLIEQAEQGVDYFTIHAGVRLPYIPLTAKRTTGIVSRGGSIMAKWCLAHHEESFLYTRFREICEIMRTYDVAFSLGDGLRPGSIADANDEAQFAELDTLGELTKIAWEMDCQTMIEGPGHVPMHLIKENMDKQLEVCGEAPFYTLGPLTTDIAPGYDHITSGIGAAMIGWFGTAMLCYVTPKEHLGLPNKQDVKEGVITYKLAAHAADLAKGHPGAQYRDNALSKARFEFRWEDQFNLGLDPEKAKEFHDETLPAEGAKLAHFCSMCGPHFCSMKITQDVRDYANAQNIEAEKALAVGMSEKAAEFKATGSEIYHGNLPDGSTKNH is encoded by the coding sequence ATGGAAGAACAGTTGTCAGTTGTCAGTGGTCAGTTGTCAGATGTCAAAACCGAGAGCGATAGCGACCGGGTTTCCGATCGCAACGCCGGGCAAACGCACCTGCCGGCATCAAAGAAAGTTTACGTCGAGACCGGTGTCAGTAGCCCGCACCTAAGTGAGGGATCAGCGGAAAGCGGCGGCAGCTTTAATTTACGCATACCTTTTCGCGAAATATCGCTGTCGCCGTCGCGTGAGATGGACGGCACGCTGGTCGAGAACGCTCCCGTTCGCGTCTATGACACGAGCGGCCCGTGGACCGATCCGCAGTTCAAAGGGAAAGTCACCGAGGGCTTGCCGCCGCACCGTCGTGAATGGATACTTGCCCGCGGCGACGTCGTTGCAGAAGCCCGCACGTCAGTAAGGGCGATATCCGAGCACAGCGGGACGGAGTTTTCGCATACGGTGTACCGCGCAAAACCCGGCCATTGCGTCACGCAGATGCACTACGCACGCCGCGGCATCATCACGCCGGAGATGGAGTTCGTCGCGATGCGCGAGAATCTCGGCAGGAGCGCGGACACTCTTGTCCGCATCTCTGAAAGAAGCGACCGCTCTTCGCTGAATCACCAGCACCGCGGAGAATCATTCGGAGCTTCAATTCCCGAATTCGTAACGCCCGAGTTCGTTCGCGACGAGGTCGCACGCGGCCGTGCGATCATCCCGAACAACATCAATCATCCCGAGAGCGAACCGATGATCATCGGCCGCAATTTCCTCGTCAAGATCAACGCAAATATTGGAAACAGCGCGGTCGCTTCGTCGATCGAGGAAGAGGTCGAAAAGATGCGTTGGGCGACGCTGTGGGGAGCCGACACGGTGATGGACCTTTCGACGGGGAAGAATATTCACGAGACTCGCGAGTGGATCATACGCAATTCACCCGTGCCGATCGGCACCGTGCCGATCTATCAGGCTCTCGAAAAAGTGAACGGTAAGGCTGAAGAACTCACATGGGAAATTTATCGCGACACGCTGATCGAACAGGCAGAGCAGGGCGTCGATTACTTCACCATTCACGCCGGCGTTCGCTTGCCGTACATACCGCTCACCGCAAAACGCACGACCGGCATCGTCAGCCGCGGCGGTTCGATCATGGCAAAATGGTGCCTCGCGCATCACGAGGAAAGCTTTCTTTATACGCGTTTTCGCGAGATCTGCGAGATCATGCGGACGTACGACGTTGCTTTCTCGCTTGGCGACGGCTTGCGGCCGGGCTCGATCGCCGATGCAAATGACGAAGCGCAGTTCGCCGAACTCGACACGCTCGGCGAGCTGACAAAGATCGCGTGGGAAATGGATTGCCAGACGATGATCGAAGGTCCCGGTCACGTGCCGATGCACCTGATCAAAGAGAACATGGACAAGCAGCTCGAGGTCTGCGGCGAGGCTCCGTTTTATACGCTCGGGCCGCTGACGACCGACATCGCACCGGGCTACGACCACATTACCAGCGGCATCGGCGCCGCGATGATCGGCTGGTTCGGCACGGCGATGCTTTGCTACGTAACCCCTAAAGAACACTTAGGTTTACCTAACAAACAGGACGTGAAAGAAGGCGTCATCACATACAAACTCGCCGCTCACGCCGCCGACCTCGCCAAAGGCCATCCGGGAGCGCAGTACAGAGATAATGCCTTGAGCAAAGCGCGTTTCGAGTTCCGCTGGGAGGACCAATTCAACCTTGGCCTCGATCCGGAAAAAGCAAAAGAATTCCACGACGAAACGCTCCCTGCCGAAGGTGCAAAACTCGCCCACTTCTGCTCAATGTGCGGCCCGCATTTCTGCTCAATGAAAATAACCCAAGACGTCCGCGACTACGCCAACGCCCAAAACATCGAAGCCGAAAAAGCCCTCGCCGTCGGCATGAGCGAAAAAGCCGCCGAATTCAAAGCCACCGGCTCGGAGATCTACCATGGTAACCTGCCCGATGGCTCGACCAAGAACCACTGA
- a CDS encoding DUF1801 domain-containing protein, with translation MLSRPIHPDFLALLSFKEPELVALFCDLRDFVLDIHPEGNELLYHTHALTSVFSVSEKLSDAYCMLPIYANHVNLGFNKGTLLDDPHKMLTGTGNLIRHIDVKQPSDYRNPQVIALVKEAVRFAIEDMDKPSRTVAKTISKIKQK, from the coding sequence ATGTTATCGCGACCTATCCATCCAGACTTTCTGGCGTTGCTGAGCTTTAAGGAGCCTGAGCTTGTCGCGCTTTTCTGCGACCTGAGGGATTTCGTTTTGGATATCCACCCTGAGGGCAACGAGCTTCTATATCATACGCATGCTTTGACGTCAGTTTTCTCCGTTTCCGAGAAGCTGTCGGATGCGTATTGCATGCTGCCGATTTACGCGAACCACGTTAACCTCGGATTCAACAAAGGCACGCTTCTCGACGACCCTCACAAAATGCTGACCGGCACAGGAAATCTGATACGGCATATCGACGTCAAGCAGCCAAGCGATTACCGAAACCCGCAGGTCATCGCTCTTGTCAAAGAAGCCGTCAGATTCGCCATCGAGGATATGGACAAACCGTCGAGGACAGTCGCCAAGACGATCTCAAAGATCAAGCAAAAGTGA
- a CDS encoding polysaccharide biosynthesis C-terminal domain-containing protein, with amino-acid sequence MDPEKADSDNTSSFADDRRSSGWDIRNATKNYTALVLAHGATAFFSLASVWLITKQLGPEGYGGIFAFVAGSQLVQIFLNWSSTALARFGIEEFVKTGKITHSFWSRSFIFFPNLFLILFTGSLWISPLVVSLAIPTQIFWLLAVHILTSAIWLHIQFGLQGVKMLRLQGILLMMERVMVFTGIMSLIAVGAVSIENLLWCYIIPPVILTAVGIGILRPFVGLRNIYDTVQLKRMLMFSLPLLPFAIVGYLSTSHLDAFFITRYLSTRDLGIYAIAAQIYGMTLQLPIIANTVLLSMFVSLETRSERRSIQRYLEDVLPSATLIWSGACVGVAAFGSMLIPRVFGPDFEASAVPLFVLLLSSAIGAPIYFGYAAFSHAISASYVSMIASILAAIVNISLNFILIPRYGLVGCAIATFFSVSVCCAVVILLCHRQIEVPGRNLLISIVPIAVALAAVTLVNSFVISVMIFGAAGAVAALMLRKQIKASRILIYKGSATTSN; translated from the coding sequence GTGGATCCCGAAAAAGCCGACAGCGATAATACGTCTTCCTTCGCTGATGACCGCAGGTCGTCCGGCTGGGACATCCGCAACGCAACAAAGAACTACACTGCTCTTGTACTAGCACACGGAGCAACCGCATTTTTCTCACTCGCTTCGGTATGGCTGATAACAAAACAGCTCGGGCCGGAGGGCTATGGCGGAATATTTGCGTTCGTCGCCGGATCACAGTTGGTCCAAATATTTCTCAATTGGTCATCAACAGCATTGGCCCGCTTTGGAATCGAAGAATTTGTTAAAACAGGTAAGATTACACACTCGTTCTGGTCTAGATCATTTATATTCTTTCCAAACCTCTTTCTTATACTTTTCACTGGCAGTCTATGGATCTCACCACTTGTCGTGTCGCTTGCGATACCGACGCAGATATTCTGGCTGCTCGCCGTTCATATACTGACCTCCGCTATTTGGCTACACATACAGTTCGGGCTGCAAGGTGTAAAGATGCTTCGCCTACAAGGGATCTTGCTGATGATGGAACGGGTCATGGTCTTTACGGGGATTATGAGTTTGATTGCCGTTGGGGCGGTCTCGATCGAGAACTTACTGTGGTGCTATATCATTCCGCCGGTAATCCTTACGGCGGTAGGGATTGGGATACTGCGTCCCTTCGTCGGGTTGCGGAATATCTACGACACGGTGCAGTTAAAACGAATGCTGATGTTCTCATTGCCGCTCCTACCCTTTGCAATCGTCGGATATCTCTCTACCAGCCATCTGGACGCGTTTTTCATCACCCGATATCTTTCGACCCGAGACTTGGGTATATACGCCATCGCGGCTCAGATCTATGGAATGACACTTCAGCTGCCGATCATCGCAAACACTGTTTTGCTGTCTATGTTTGTTAGCCTCGAAACGCGAAGTGAAAGACGATCGATACAAAGGTACCTAGAGGACGTGCTGCCGTCAGCCACACTGATCTGGAGCGGGGCATGTGTAGGTGTAGCGGCGTTCGGCTCAATGTTGATCCCGAGGGTATTCGGGCCCGATTTTGAGGCATCGGCGGTCCCACTTTTTGTGTTGCTGTTGAGCAGTGCGATCGGAGCACCAATCTACTTCGGTTACGCAGCATTCTCGCACGCTATATCGGCGAGCTATGTTTCAATGATAGCCTCGATTCTTGCGGCGATCGTCAATATTTCGCTGAACTTTATTCTTATACCGCGTTACGGATTGGTTGGCTGTGCCATCGCAACATTTTTTTCGGTGTCGGTCTGCTGTGCGGTCGTAATCTTACTATGCCATAGACAAATAGAGGTGCCCGGCCGCAATCTACTCATCTCGATAGTTCCGATAGCGGTCGCACTGGCAGCGGTTACGCTGGTGAACTCGTTCGTTATCTCGGTAATGATCTTTGGCGCCGCAGGTGCAGTTGCCGCGTTGATGTTGCGAAAACAAATAAAAGCGTCCCGCATCTTGATCTATAAAGGTAGTGCAACCACATCGAACTGA
- a CDS encoding helix-turn-helix transcriptional regulator has translation MGQRSIIDVTVSGSTTMTYFQRELERIRAEVYANDWQIRNIIETRRFLLENFDRSISLDDISHARFTSKFHLLRLFKRYYGQTPSQFVTELRIAKAKELLRSGRSVTETCFEIGFESPASFSNLFRTRVGLAPKNFQKMSNIR, from the coding sequence ATGGGGCAAAGGAGCATCATTGACGTTACAGTGAGCGGATCTACGACCATGACATATTTTCAACGCGAGTTAGAGCGGATCAGGGCGGAGGTTTACGCGAACGATTGGCAGATCAGGAATATTATCGAGACCCGCCGTTTCCTGTTGGAGAATTTCGACAGATCGATCTCGCTGGATGATATTTCGCACGCTCGGTTTACGTCAAAGTTTCACTTGTTACGACTCTTCAAGAGATACTATGGGCAGACGCCCAGCCAGTTTGTGACCGAGCTGCGTATTGCAAAAGCCAAAGAGCTGTTGAGGAGCGGCAGGTCAGTAACTGAGACATGTTTTGAGATTGGATTCGAAAGCCCGGCGTCGTTCAGCAATCTTTTTCGAACCCGAGTCGGCCTCGCACCAAAAAATTTTCAGAAAATGAGCAATATTCGATAA
- a CDS encoding DUF1778 domain-containing protein yields MITTKENRENRLSIRATARQKDLIARAASRGNMTISEFVLDNAVAAAEASELDNAQFAVSREKYEQFLAALDEPPRSIPALRKLFLEDV; encoded by the coding sequence ATGATCACGACAAAGGAAAACAGAGAGAATCGATTAAGTATTCGCGCGACGGCGAGGCAGAAGGATTTGATCGCGCGTGCGGCGTCGCGAGGGAATATGACGATCAGCGAGTTCGTGCTGGATAATGCTGTCGCTGCGGCCGAGGCGTCTGAATTGGACAATGCTCAATTTGCGGTCAGCCGTGAAAAATATGAGCAGTTCTTAGCGGCTTTGGACGAGCCGCCAAGATCTATTCCCGCACTTCGCAAACTATTCTTGGAAGATGTTTAA
- a CDS encoding VOC family protein, whose amino-acid sequence MKARIVSIPVLDQEHALRFYTEKLGFIKKVDVPLGGQNRWLTVVSPEDLDGAEILLEPGPLHFEPAKIYQKALYDAGMPYTQFDSSDVQADFERLRELGVEFSVEPTVMGTVKIAVFDDTCGNNMQIVEML is encoded by the coding sequence ATGAAGGCTAGAATAGTAAGCATTCCTGTGCTCGACCAAGAGCACGCGTTAAGGTTCTATACCGAAAAGCTCGGTTTTATCAAAAAGGTTGATGTCCCTCTTGGAGGGCAAAATCGTTGGCTCACGGTAGTTAGCCCGGAAGACCTGGACGGCGCCGAAATATTGCTTGAGCCCGGGCCGCTCCATTTTGAACCGGCAAAGATCTATCAGAAAGCACTCTATGACGCAGGTATGCCATATACGCAGTTCGACTCGAGTGATGTTCAGGCCGATTTCGAGCGGTTAAGAGAACTCGGTGTTGAATTCAGCGTCGAACCAACTGTGATGGGAACGGTAAAGATCGCAGTATTTGACGACACCTGCGGAAACAACATGCAGATAGTTGAGATGCTTTGA
- a CDS encoding tail fiber domain-containing protein, giving the protein MKRKKSIAIQLVLAVLVFAGAMSAQTTEFTYQGRLLDAGLPPTAVYDIEFTLWDSLVGGTQQGPAETKTGVSVTAGIFTVRLDFGAQFTGAARFLQIEVKPTGPGPFTLLAPRQPITSAPYSVRSLNTAEADSLSATCVGCVTSSQIGSVNGSAVTGTIPVASVPPGSADYIQNTASPQASSNFNISGNGTAGGTLSGNIVSAATQYNIGANRILSNPGADNLFAGVLSGTSNTTGGNNSFFGSSAGASNTTGLNNSYFGANAGLLNSNGNGSSFFGTFAGFSNTSGSNNSFFGLSAGQNNTTASNNAFFGTNAGQANTTGSENSFFGRSAGENNTTGAGNSFFGQAAGLNNTTGDGNSFFGSSSGRSNTEGVSNSFFGANAGSRNTLGYANSFFGINAGFENTTGGSNSFFGGASGFSNTIGNSNSFFGTGAGSFNTTGSDNAFFGFNAGQNNTTASNNAFFGSSAGGSNTTGGNNAFFGRSAGLSNTDGVANSFFGTSAGQSNTSGVNNAFFGTSAGQSNTSGVNNAFFGTGAGQSNTSGTNNTIIGHLANVSAGILTNATAIGNGAIVNASNKIRLGNASVTVIEGQVAYTFTSDMNVKENFLPVDGRDVLRKIRGFNMTSWNYVGQDATRFRHYGPMAQEFYNAFGRDAIGTFGSPTTINSGDMAGITLAAIKELSIENEEQKTLIERQKMEMEKQRAELDRQRAELAALKALVCAQNPTANVCKEEK; this is encoded by the coding sequence ATGAAAAGAAAAAAATCGATCGCCATACAACTTGTGCTTGCAGTACTTGTATTTGCAGGAGCGATGTCAGCACAAACAACAGAGTTCACCTATCAGGGGCGGCTGCTCGACGCAGGTTTGCCGCCGACCGCCGTTTATGACATTGAATTCACGCTGTGGGATTCGCTCGTGGGCGGGACGCAGCAAGGGCCTGCGGAGACCAAGACGGGAGTTTCGGTAACGGCGGGCATTTTCACGGTCAGGCTCGATTTCGGTGCACAGTTCACGGGGGCTGCACGTTTTCTGCAGATCGAGGTAAAGCCCACGGGGCCGGGACCTTTTACGCTGCTCGCACCGCGACAGCCGATCACGTCTGCACCGTACTCGGTGAGGAGTTTGAACACGGCGGAGGCAGATTCGCTGTCGGCAACGTGCGTCGGGTGCGTTACTTCGTCGCAGATAGGCAGCGTGAACGGCAGTGCTGTAACGGGGACGATACCCGTGGCATCTGTGCCGCCGGGCAGTGCTGACTACATACAGAACACGGCCTCGCCGCAGGCAAGCTCAAACTTCAACATCTCGGGCAACGGCACAGCCGGCGGCACACTCTCGGGCAATATTGTCAGCGCCGCGACGCAATACAACATCGGTGCAAACCGCATTTTGAGCAATCCGGGGGCAGATAATCTATTTGCCGGCGTCCTCTCAGGCACGTCCAACACCACCGGCGGCAACAATTCCTTCTTCGGCTCATCTGCGGGTGCAAGCAACACGACCGGGCTGAACAATTCCTATTTTGGAGCGAACGCGGGCCTTTTGAATTCGAACGGCAACGGAAGTTCGTTCTTTGGCACCTTTGCAGGCTTCAGCAATACTTCGGGCAGCAACAACTCATTCTTTGGCTTGAGTGCCGGTCAGAACAACACAACTGCCAGCAACAATGCGTTTTTTGGAACCAACGCCGGTCAGGCGAACACGACCGGCAGCGAGAATTCCTTTTTTGGAAGAAGCGCCGGTGAGAATAACACGACCGGCGCTGGCAACTCCTTCTTTGGTCAGGCTGCAGGTCTTAACAACACGACCGGCGACGGTAATTCATTCTTCGGCAGCAGCTCAGGGCGTTCGAACACAGAGGGTGTGAGCAATTCTTTTTTTGGAGCAAATGCTGGTTCTAGAAATACGTTGGGATATGCAAACTCCTTCTTTGGTATAAATGCAGGATTTGAGAACACCACGGGCGGTTCGAATTCATTCTTTGGAGGTGCCTCGGGTTTTAGCAACACGATCGGCAACAGCAACTCTTTTTTTGGAACAGGTGCGGGCTCTTTCAACACGACCGGTAGCGACAATGCCTTTTTTGGCTTCAATGCCGGTCAAAACAACACAACCGCAAGCAACAATGCCTTTTTCGGCAGCTCTGCAGGCGGGAGCAACACCACCGGCGGAAACAACGCCTTTTTCGGCAGGTCTGCCGGCCTGAGCAACACGGACGGGGTCGCTAATTCCTTTTTCGGCACGTCTGCGGGCCAAAGCAACACGTCGGGGGTTAACAACGCCTTTTTCGGCACCAGTGCAGGCCAAAGCAACACGTCGGGGGTTAACAACGCCTTTTTCGGCACCGGTGCAGGTCAGAGCAACACGTCCGGTACGAACAATACGATCATTGGACACTTAGCCAATGTCAGTGCGGGTATTCTGACCAATGCAACGGCTATCGGCAACGGTGCGATCGTCAATGCCAGCAACAAGATAAGGCTGGGCAACGCGAGCGTGACAGTGATCGAAGGCCAGGTCGCTTACACGTTCACGTCCGATATGAATGTCAAAGAGAACTTCCTGCCCGTCGATGGCCGCGACGTGCTGAGAAAGATCCGCGGTTTCAATATGACAAGCTGGAACTACGTCGGCCAGGACGCCACGCGGTTTCGCCACTACGGCCCGATGGCACAGGAGTTCTACAACGCTTTCGGCCGCGACGCGATCGGCACATTCGGCTCGCCGACGACCATCAACAGCGGCGACATGGCCGGCATCACACTCGCCGCGATCAAAGAACTCTCGATCGAGAACGAGGAACAGAAGACACTGATCGAAAGGCAAAAGATGGAAATGGAGAAGCAACGTGCCGAACTCGATCGACAGCGAGCCGAACTCGCTGCCCTGAAAGCCCTCGTATGTGCTCAGAACCCGACCGCGAACGTCTGCAAGGAGGAGAAATGA
- a CDS encoding GNAT family N-acetyltransferase, which yields METKPLDKLQDRDSFDCEVEPLNDYLKKYALQNQKKDAARTYVVANEEDQIIGYYTLVFGSVSMEETTPEISAGLGRYPIPIILLARMAIDKTQKGKGLGKFLMKDALLRAVRASEIAGLRAFLVHAKDGSAKTFYEKFGFEPSPHNEFHLFLKMADIRKSLS from the coding sequence ATGGAGACAAAGCCTCTAGACAAACTCCAAGACCGCGATTCGTTTGATTGCGAAGTTGAGCCGTTGAACGACTATTTGAAAAAATATGCTCTCCAAAATCAAAAGAAAGATGCGGCACGAACCTACGTTGTCGCTAACGAAGAAGATCAAATAATCGGTTATTACACATTGGTTTTCGGTTCGGTTTCAATGGAAGAAACCACGCCCGAAATTTCGGCAGGTCTTGGGAGATACCCGATCCCGATCATTTTGTTGGCACGTATGGCCATCGATAAAACTCAAAAGGGTAAAGGCTTAGGCAAATTCTTGATGAAAGATGCTCTGCTTCGTGCGGTTCGGGCATCGGAAATTGCCGGTTTGCGTGCTTTTCTCGTCCATGCCAAAGACGGATCAGCCAAAACATTTTATGAAAAATTCGGCTTCGAGCCTTCGCCGCACAACGAATTTCATCTATTTCTAAAGATGGCAGATATTCGTAAGTCGTTGAGTTAG